A part of Aegilops tauschii subsp. strangulata cultivar AL8/78 chromosome 2, Aet v6.0, whole genome shotgun sequence genomic DNA contains:
- the LOC109754903 gene encoding agmatine coumaroyltransferase-1-like — MKITVHSSKAVKPDYGACGVAPASTADVVPLTVLDKANFDTYISVIYAFRASAPPNAVLEAGLARALVDYREWAGRLGVDPNGERAIMLNDAGARFMEATADVALDSVMPLKPTPEVLNLHPSGDDGPEELMLIQVTRFACGSLVVGFTTQHIVSDGRSTGNFFVAWSQATRGSAIDPVPVHDRASFFQPREPLHVEYEHRGVEFKPYKKVYDDIVCGDGDDEDDEVVVNKVHFSREFISRLKAQASAGAPRPCSTLQCVVAHLWRTMTMARGLDGGESTSVAIPVDGRARMSPQVPDGYTGNVILWARPTTTAGELVARPVKHAVELISREVARINDGYFKSFIDFANSGAVEKERLLATADAAEMVLSPNIEVDSWLRIPFYDMDFGGGRPFFFMPSYLPVEGLLILLPSFLGDGSVDAYVPLLSRDMNTFKNCCYTLD; from the coding sequence ATGAAGATCACCGTGCACTCGTCCAAGGCCGTCAAGCCCGACTACGGCGCCTGCGGCGTCGCTCCGGCCAGCACCGCCGACGTCGTCCCGCTCACCGTGCTCGACAAGGCCAACTTTGACACGTACATCTCGGTGATCTACGCCTTCCGTGCATCGGCGCCGCCCAacgccgtcctcgaggccgggctGGCCAGGGCTCTGGTGGACTACCGCGAGTGGGCCGGGCGGCTCGGCGTGGACCCCAATGGCGAACGCGCGATCATGCTCAACGACGCCGGCGCGCGGTTCATGGAGGCGACGGCCGACGTGGCGCTCGACAGCGTCATGCCGCTCAAGCCCACGCCGGAGGTGCTCAACCTGCACCCCAGCGGCGACGACGGGCCCGAGGAGCTCATGCTCATCCAGGTCACCCGATTCGCGTGCGGCTCACTCGTCGTGGGGTTCACCACGCAGCACATCGTGTCCGACGGCCGCTCCACCGGCAACTTCTTCGTCGCGTGGAGCCAGGCCACCCGCGGCTCCGCCATCGACCCCGTCCCGGTGCACGACCGCGCTTCCTTCTTCCAACCCCGCGAACCGCTGCACGTCGAGTACGAGCACCGTGGCGTCGAGTTCAAACCCTACAAGAAGGTGTACGACGATATTGTCTGTGGAGACggcgacgacgaagacgacgagGTGGTGGTGAACAAGGTGCACTTCAGCCGGGAGTTCATCTCCAGGCTCAAGGCGCAGGCGTCGGCTGGCGCGCCCAGGCCCTGCAGCACCCTGCAGTGCGTGGTGGCGCACCTGTGGCGGACCATGACGATGGCGCGCGGGCTCGACGGCGGGGAGAGCACCAGCGTCGCCATCCCGGTGGACGGGAGAGCGCGGATGAGCCCGCAGGTGCCGGACGGATACACCGGCAACGTCATCCTCTGGGCGCGGCCCACCACCACGGCGGGGGAGCTCGTGGCCAGACCAGTGAAGCACGCGGTGGAGCTCATCAGCCGGGAGGTGGCCCGGATCAACGACGGCTACTTCAAGTCCTTCATCGACTTCGCCAACTCCGGCGCGGTGGAGAAGGAGCGGCTTCTGGCGACGGCCGACGCGGCGGAGATGGTGCTGAGCCCCAACATCGAGGTGGATAGCTGGCTGCGGATCCCGTTCTACGACATGGACTTCGGCGGCGGCCGGCCGTTCTTCTTCATGCCCAGCTACCTGCCGGTGGAGGGCCTGCTCATCCTGCTGCCGTCCTTCTTGGGCGATGGCAGCGTGGACGCCTACGTGCCACTCTTGAGCCGCGACATGAACACCTTCAAGAACTGCTGCTACACCCTCGACTAG